From a single Bacillus marinisedimentorum genomic region:
- the lepB gene encoding signal peptidase I produces the protein MATEKREAWEWIKALAIAVILAGVIRFYLFAPIVVDGESMMPTLEDQDRMIVNKASYLIGEPERFDIVVFRASEEKDYIKRVIGLPGDHVEYRDDTLFVNGEPLEEPFLKDFKRRTDEGNLTFDFTLEEILQEGKVPEGQLFVMGDNRRYSKDSRIIGTVPMDRVIGEANVIYWPPSHIEFVD, from the coding sequence ATGGCAACCGAAAAACGTGAAGCGTGGGAATGGATCAAAGCACTGGCGATTGCTGTTATTCTTGCGGGTGTGATCCGCTTCTACTTGTTTGCACCTATTGTGGTGGACGGCGAATCCATGATGCCGACCCTTGAAGATCAGGACCGCATGATTGTGAACAAAGCGAGCTATCTGATCGGGGAACCGGAACGGTTCGATATTGTTGTATTTAGAGCCAGTGAAGAGAAAGACTATATAAAGAGAGTGATCGGATTGCCGGGTGACCATGTGGAATACCGGGATGATACACTCTTCGTAAATGGTGAACCGCTTGAAGAGCCTTTTTTAAAAGACTTCAAACGGCGGACGGATGAAGGGAATTTGACGTTCGATTTCACTCTGGAAGAAATTCTCCAGGAAGGGAAAGTCCCAGAAGGGCAGTTGTTTGTCATGGGTGATAACAGGCGTTACAGCAAGGACAGCCGGATTATCGGAACTGTCCCGATGGACCGTGTCATCGGTGAAGCGAATGTCATTTATTGGCCCCCTTCCCATATTGAGTTTGTTGATTAA